The Macaca thibetana thibetana isolate TM-01 chromosome 9, ASM2454274v1, whole genome shotgun sequence region GCATCAGCACCCCTCGGCTGCCTCCCGGGGTGGGGGCGGGCCCCGCACACGGTAAGACCTCTTGCTTTCGCTCAGGCTCAAGAGTCAAGATATAGATAtcgatatgtatatatatatttaatttcctgTCATCCTTCCAAGTTATCAGGCCACCGATGATTTTTGTTCTCCCTTCTTGAAGAATAAATCTCTTTACCCATCGGCTCTCCCTACTCTCTCCCGCCGCTTAGAAATAAAACTTGGCTGTGTTAGGAGCTCGGAGCGAGAAGGCGCCCACCGAGAGCGTCCGAAGCGCGAGCCAGGCGCAGTTCGCGGGACCCGGGCCATGGGCCGCTAGCGGTCCCCCAGCTCGGGCCCGGCCTGCCTGCGGCCCCCTCCCTATGTGAGCTGCAGCCAGGCGAGCGGGGCGCCGGAGGAAGAGGAGGACCCACGGGCGCCGGGCCGGAAGGCAGCTGGCAGCAGGCCCAGGCGAGCGGGCGCCCGCGTTCATGTTCCGCCAGGAGCAGCCGCTGGCCGAGGGCAGCTTTGCGCCCATGGGCTCCCTGCAGCCGGACGCGGGCAATGCGAGCTGGAACGGGACCGAGGCGCCGGGGGGCGGCGCCCGGGCCACCCCTTACTCCCTGCAGGTGACGCTGACGCTGGTGTGCCTGGCCGGCCTGCTCATGCTGCTCACCGTGTTCGGCAACGTGCTCGTCATCATCGCGGTGTTCACGAGCCGCGCGCTCAAGGCGCCCCAAAACCTCTTCCTGGTGTCTCTGGCCTCGGCCGACATCCTGGTGGCCACGCTTGTCATCCCTTTCTCGCTGGCCAACGAGGTCATGGGCTACTGGTACTTTGGCAAGGCTTGGTGCGAGATCTACCTGGCGCTCGACGTGCTCTTCTGCACGTCGTCCATCGTGCACCTGTGCGCCATCAGCCTGGACCGCTACTGGTCCATCACACAGGCCATCGAGTACAATCTGAAGCGCACGCCGCGCCGCATCAAGGCCATCATCATCACCGTGTGGGTCATCTCGGCCGTCATCTCCTTCCCGCCGCTCATCTCCTTCGAGAAGAAGCGCGGCCACGGCGGCCCGCAGCCGGCCGAGCCGCGCTGCGAGATCAACGACCAGAAGTGGTACGTCATCTCGTCGTGCATCGGCTCCTTCTTCGCTCCCTGCCTCATCATGATCCTGGTCTACGTGCGCATCTACCAGATCGCCAAGCGTCGCACCCGCGTGCCACCTAGCCGCCGGGGTCCGGACGCCGCCGCCGTGCCGCAGGGGGGCGCCGAGCGCAGGCCCAACGGTCTGGGCCCAGAGCGCGGCGCGGGCCCGGGGGGCGCGGAGGCCGAGCCGCTGCCCACCCAGCTCAACGGCGCCCCTGGCGAGCCCGCGCCGGCCGGGCCGCGCGACGCCGACGCGCTGGACCTGGAGGAGAGCTCGTCGTCCGACCACGCCGAGCGGCCTCCCGGGCCCCGCAGACCCGAGCGCGGCCTCCGGGGCAAGGGCAAGGCCCGGGCGAGCCAGGTGAAGCCGGGGGACAGCCTGCCACGGCGCGGGCTGGGGGAGACCGGGATCGGGACGGCTGCGGCAGGGCCGGGGGTGGAGCGCGCTGGGGCCGCCAAGGCGTCGCGCTGGCGCGGGCGGCAGAACCGCGAGAAACGCTTCACGTTCGTGCTGGCCGTGGTCATCGGAGTGTTCGTGGTGTGCTGGTTCCCCTTCTTCTTCACCTACACGCTCACAGCCGTCGGGTGCTCAGTGCCGCGCACGCTCTTCAAGTTCTTCTTCTGGTTCGGCTACTGCAACAGCTCGCTGAACCCGGTCATCTACACCATCTTCAACCACGACTTCCGCCGCGCCTTCAAGAAGATCCTCTGCCGCGGGGACAGGAAGCGGATCGTGTGAGGTTTCCGCCGGCGCCCGCGTAGACTCACGCCGACTGCAGGCAGCAAGGCACCAAGGAGTGCTCAGCCCCAGGGCACTCAGAAACCCGGGCCCTGTCTGCTTTGCGTTTCCTCCTCTGGGGTGGCTCTGCAGCCTCCTGCGGGCGGGCGTCTGCTGCTCCTACAAGGGAAGCGTTCTTGCTGCCAGACCCACGCATCCCCAGTTGTTGGTTTGGCCACTCTTGACCTGAAGCCATCTTCCCGGTGGGCCACCCCAATC contains the following coding sequences:
- the ADRA2A gene encoding alpha-2A adrenergic receptor, with the protein product MFRQEQPLAEGSFAPMGSLQPDAGNASWNGTEAPGGGARATPYSLQVTLTLVCLAGLLMLLTVFGNVLVIIAVFTSRALKAPQNLFLVSLASADILVATLVIPFSLANEVMGYWYFGKAWCEIYLALDVLFCTSSIVHLCAISLDRYWSITQAIEYNLKRTPRRIKAIIITVWVISAVISFPPLISFEKKRGHGGPQPAEPRCEINDQKWYVISSCIGSFFAPCLIMILVYVRIYQIAKRRTRVPPSRRGPDAAAVPQGGAERRPNGLGPERGAGPGGAEAEPLPTQLNGAPGEPAPAGPRDADALDLEESSSSDHAERPPGPRRPERGLRGKGKARASQVKPGDSLPRRGLGETGIGTAAAGPGVERAGAAKASRWRGRQNREKRFTFVLAVVIGVFVVCWFPFFFTYTLTAVGCSVPRTLFKFFFWFGYCNSSLNPVIYTIFNHDFRRAFKKILCRGDRKRIV